The Calditerricola satsumensis genome includes a region encoding these proteins:
- a CDS encoding DODA-type extradiol aromatic ring-opening family dioxygenase translates to MALPTLFVAHGAPTLAVEDSAYARFLRRLGEELERPRALVVLTAHWLHPTQQVSGAAQHRLLYDFFGFPEELYRLTYPAKGDPELARAIANRLAQEGIPCSLDAERGLDHGVWVPLSLLYPRADIPVVALSVNPSLPPEVQYRIGRALAFLRAEGVLVIGSGGTVHNLRALDWAAAEAEAWAVQFDDWLAGTLSAWDLPSLFRYKELAPHAERAVPTMEHFVPLLVAMGAADDARRAVRLYQTYTYGSLSLNCWRFG, encoded by the coding sequence ATGGCGTTGCCTACCTTGTTTGTGGCCCACGGCGCGCCGACGCTTGCCGTGGAGGACAGCGCGTACGCCCGCTTTCTTCGGCGGCTCGGCGAGGAGCTGGAGCGCCCGCGCGCCCTTGTCGTGTTGACCGCCCACTGGCTGCACCCGACGCAGCAGGTGAGCGGGGCGGCGCAGCACCGTCTGCTTTACGACTTTTTCGGATTTCCCGAGGAGCTGTATCGGCTGACGTACCCCGCAAAGGGCGATCCCGAACTTGCGCGGGCGATCGCGAACCGCCTCGCCCAGGAAGGGATCCCCTGTTCCCTCGACGCCGAGCGGGGATTGGACCATGGCGTGTGGGTACCCCTTTCCCTCCTGTATCCTCGAGCGGACATTCCCGTTGTGGCTCTGTCGGTCAACCCGAGCCTGCCGCCCGAGGTGCAGTACCGCATTGGGCGGGCGCTCGCCTTCCTGCGCGCCGAGGGCGTGCTGGTCATCGGCAGCGGGGGCACGGTGCACAACCTGCGCGCCCTCGACTGGGCGGCGGCGGAGGCCGAGGCGTGGGCCGTGCAGTTTGACGACTGGCTGGCGGGAACGCTTTCGGCATGGGATTTGCCGTCCCTCTTTCGCTACAAGGAGCTGGCCCCGCACGCGGAACGGGCGGTGCCGACCATGGAACATTTCGTTCCGTTGCTTGTGGCGATGGGGGCGGCGGATGACGCCCGGCGGGCCGTACGCCTGTACCAGACTTACACGTACGGTTCGCTCAGCCTGAACTGCTGGCGGTTTGGGTGA
- a CDS encoding DUF47 domain-containing protein gives MFFNRSKDELFYQTLIDAAANIVEAVRLFKENVETLREKEAYAERLKELESKGDQYTHLLIRELNQTFMTPLDREDIYQLAVKLDDVLDGVEACASRFVYFRVEKTTPYLLEFANVLEQSATYLHEAFVALKKRDYAAIRKISVELNLLENEGDRLMREGVGSLFDGTTDPIELIKMKEIYEKLEGITDIVEDVADVLESVVMKYA, from the coding sequence TTGTTCTTCAACCGATCGAAAGACGAGCTGTTCTACCAGACGCTGATCGACGCGGCGGCCAACATCGTCGAGGCCGTGCGGCTGTTTAAAGAGAACGTCGAAACGCTCCGCGAGAAGGAAGCCTATGCGGAGCGGCTGAAGGAGCTGGAGTCGAAGGGTGACCAGTATACCCACTTGCTCATCAGGGAGCTCAACCAGACGTTCATGACGCCCCTCGACCGCGAGGACATCTATCAACTGGCGGTGAAGCTGGACGACGTGCTGGACGGCGTGGAAGCCTGTGCGTCACGCTTTGTCTACTTCCGCGTGGAAAAGACGACACCGTACCTGCTTGAGTTTGCCAACGTGTTGGAACAGTCGGCGACCTACCTCCACGAGGCGTTCGTGGCCTTGAAGAAGCGCGATTACGCGGCGATTCGCAAGATCAGCGTGGAGCTCAACCTCCTGGAAAACGAGGGCGACCGGCTGATGCGGGAAGGGGTGGGGAGCCTGTTCGACGGCACGACCGACCCGATCGAGCTGATCAAGATGAAGGAGATCTACGAAAAGCTGGAGGGCATCACCGACATCGTCGAGGATGTCGCAGACGTCCTGGAAAGCGTGGTCATGAAGTATGCTTGA